The following coding sequences are from one Candidatus Dependentiae bacterium window:
- a CDS encoding Hint domain-containing protein has protein sequence MIQYTYLTLKYHLTNNNLRAIILMLLCFSNFSFIQASGFDGDTLVTTSSGRLKAIKDLRVGDDVICYNSNLEQETNTIKGVCAFIVEATMTITTKDNISMVTGLMERFYLPAENQWVCAKDLKESDCLLNENLDYVAITNVTKNQNKDVMFIIYVDNQHNFLASQGKYIVHNGAIGAAVGVIAGASAVQGVYWGFTGFLGTISGPAAPVVVGVWCFWTAAPLAFATKVGALTGGITLATLTGPV, from the coding sequence ATGATACAATATACCTACCTTACACTTAAATATCATCTAACAAACAACAATCTAAGAGCTATTATTCTTATGCTCTTGTGTTTTTCAAATTTTTCATTCATTCAGGCAAGCGGATTTGATGGCGACACATTAGTTACAACCTCAAGCGGGCGACTAAAAGCCATAAAAGACTTAAGAGTCGGAGATGACGTTATTTGCTATAATAGCAACCTTGAACAAGAAACAAACACAATAAAAGGCGTCTGCGCTTTTATTGTAGAGGCAACAATGACTATTACAACGAAAGACAATATTTCAATGGTCACAGGATTGATGGAGCGCTTCTATCTTCCTGCAGAAAACCAATGGGTCTGCGCAAAAGATCTAAAGGAAAGCGACTGTCTTTTAAATGAAAACTTAGATTATGTTGCTATAACAAATGTGACCAAAAATCAAAACAAAGATGTCATGTTCATTATCTATGTTGATAATCAGCATAATTTTTTAGCATCTCAGGGAAAATATATAGTTCATAATGGAGCTATTGGCGCTGCAGTAGGAGTTATTGCTGGAGCAAGTGCCGTTCAAGGTGTTTACTGGGGGTTTACTGGCTTTCTTGGAACAATATCTGGCCCAGCTGCTCCAGTAGTGGTAGGAGTTTGGTGTTTTTGGACAGCAGCTCCTTTGGCGTTTGCTACAAAAGTAGGTGCCCTAACAGGTGGCATAACCCTTGCGACATTAACTGGCCCCGTATAA